A genomic stretch from Argonema galeatum A003/A1 includes:
- the thiD gene encoding bifunctional hydroxymethylpyrimidine kinase/phosphomethylpyrimidine kinase, whose translation MRARTGLSVPVAMTVAGSDSGGGAGIQADLRTFAFHCVHGTSAITCVTAQNTLGVTRVDALPAAAVIAQIEAVVADMGVQATKTGMLLNQEIISAVADRIEALGLNNLVVDPVMVSRTGAQLIDNDAVMCLRSKLIPQAAIVTPNRYEAQILSGLEILTLDDMRSAAQRIHRLGSTAVLVKGGGMQGSLRGVDVWFDGSRLETLSASTVETTNTHGTGCTLAAAIAANLALGKDLFSAVRLAKDYVSAALQYALNIGQGQGPVGHFFPLLQKPL comes from the coding sequence ATGAGGGCAAGAACTGGCTTAAGCGTACCTGTAGCTATGACTGTAGCTGGTTCCGATAGTGGTGGCGGTGCTGGAATTCAGGCCGATTTACGGACATTTGCCTTTCACTGCGTTCACGGCACCAGCGCCATCACCTGCGTGACGGCTCAGAATACTTTGGGCGTCACACGAGTTGACGCTCTACCGGCTGCGGCTGTTATAGCCCAAATTGAGGCAGTGGTTGCAGATATGGGGGTGCAAGCGACCAAAACGGGAATGCTGCTCAACCAGGAGATTATCTCCGCAGTGGCCGATCGCATAGAAGCTTTAGGGCTGAATAACTTGGTGGTCGATCCGGTGATGGTGTCGCGTACAGGTGCCCAATTGATTGACAATGATGCGGTAATGTGCTTGCGCTCCAAGCTGATCCCCCAAGCGGCGATCGTAACGCCAAATCGTTATGAAGCGCAAATTTTAAGTGGGTTGGAGATTCTGACTCTGGATGATATGCGATCGGCAGCACAGCGTATTCACCGACTGGGATCTACTGCTGTTTTGGTCAAGGGAGGCGGGATGCAGGGGAGTCTGCGTGGTGTGGATGTTTGGTTTGATGGTAGTCGGCTGGAAACTTTGAGTGCATCGACGGTAGAGACGACGAATACTCACGGTACTGGTTGTACTCTCGCAGCTGCGATCGCAGCTAATCTAGCACTAGGCAAAGATTTATTCTCTGCTGTTCGACTGGCAAAGGATTATGTCAGCGCCGCTTTGCAGTATGCTTTAAATATCGGTCAGGGTCAAGGGCCGGTGGGACACTTTTTTCCCTTATTGCAGAAGCCTCTGTAG
- a CDS encoding transcriptional regulator, with the protein MKNLKTPTSDSYHDYLIESLKNREEAAGYIEVVLEEGGDQPILLRKAIRNVVESCAKSDRLSDSAKQLHEKLDRILTESNATEIYTFVELLNAIGFRVAIAPKHPQS; encoded by the coding sequence ATGAAAAATCTGAAAACGCCAACGAGTGATAGCTATCACGACTACCTAATTGAGTCTCTTAAAAACCGCGAAGAAGCGGCGGGTTATATTGAGGTGGTGCTGGAAGAAGGAGGCGACCAACCAATATTACTACGAAAGGCAATTAGAAATGTGGTTGAGTCTTGTGCGAAAAGCGATCGACTTTCTGATTCAGCGAAACAGTTGCATGAAAAACTCGATCGCATTCTAACAGAAAGTAATGCTACTGAAATTTACACTTTCGTAGAGTTACTAAATGCGATCGGTTTTCGAGTTGCGATCGCACCCAAACATCCTCAATCCTAA